From the Ctenopharyngodon idella isolate HZGC_01 chromosome 3, HZGC01, whole genome shotgun sequence genome, one window contains:
- the LOC127507874 gene encoding uncharacterized protein LOC127507874 has translation MASLEHKIHNIAEIINQCSVIGSGTPTRYHLKLREDLPNEYRPYRKCTFGERNKDKPHKTILMVGETGTGKTTLINVIINYMLGVQREDKVWFEITDDQSDRTSVHSQTSSITVYGFYPQESPIHLTIVDTPGYGDTRSIEMDKEIALSLCSLIKSAEEVHEIHAVCLVVKATQNRLSDRQIYIFDAVQSLFGRDIAENIVLLFTYSSGTYPKDALTAITEAKIKCAVNHKNQPVFFLFDNCQVQTPDEKYDEEYAEVHEQALEQSWNRSIRGGAIFFKFLESVKSKSLKMTQDVLQKQKQWHANICNLQLRVKVIDKKQNELKQTQEALEQNKEYVKNNENLEYEVDMVYKDKVDIDPSVAKAAMCCTVCEENCHCPGCWWAKNLSWCSMMKNNHCTVCTNKCHYSTHVKEAKIYETKKEKRTYEELKKKYEDKIRDGESVVKKLEEELQELQMEKVKLVMEAFHCVETLQIIALNVESLITLQHIDFLIEKLKEIKEPEKAKTLENIKKTAGGKKRISRLHKRVSKKC, from the coding sequence AATGAATATAGGCCATATAGAAAATGTACCTTTGGTGAAAGAAACAAAGACAAACCCCATAAAACCATTCTGATGGTTGGAGAAACAGGAACAGGAAAAACAACCCTGATCAATGTGATAATCAACTACATGTTGGGTGTTCAGAGAGAAGACAAGGTTTGGTTTGAGATCACAGATGATCAGAGTGACCGAACATCAGTTCACAGTCAGACCTCCAGTATCACTGTTTATGGGTTTTATCCACAAGAGAGTCCAATCCATTTAACAATTGTCGACACTCCAGGATATGGAGACACACGGAGTATTGAAATGGATAAAGAGATCGCCTTGAGTTTGTGTAGCTTAATAAAATCTGCAGAAGAGGTTCATGAAATACATGCAGTGTGTCTGGTGGTTAAAGCAACCCAAAATCGACTCTCTGACAGACAAATATACATATTTGATGCTGTTCAGTCTTTATTTGGAAGAGATATTGCTGAAAACATTGTCTTGCTCTTCACATACTCATCTGGAACTTACCCTAAAGATGCCCTGACAGCCATCACAGAGGCTAAAATCAAGTGTGCAGTGAATCACAAGAATCAGCCAGTGTTTTTCCTGTTTGACAACTGCCAAGTTCAGACCCCTGATGAAAAATATGATGAAGAatatgctgaagttcatgaacagGCACTGGAACAATCATGGAATCGCAGTATTCGAGGGGGGGCAATATTTTTCAAGTTTCTTGAGAGTGTAAAATCAAAATCCCTGAAGATGACTCAAGATGTTTTGCAGAAACAAAAGCAGTGGCATGCAAACATCTGCAATTTACAATTACGTGTTAAAGTGATAGACAAAAAGCAAAATGAGCTGAAACAAACTCAAGAAGCTCTTGAGCAGAACAAGGAATAtgtcaaaaacaatgaaaacctTGAGTATGAAGTTGATATGGTCTACAAAGACAAGGTGGATATTGATCCTTCTGTAGCCAAAGCAGCAATGTGCTGCACCGTCTGTGAGGAAAACTGTCATTGCCCAGGATGCTGGTGGGCCAAAAATCTATCATGGTGCAGCATGATGAAAAATAATCACTGTACAGTGTGCACAAATAAATGTCACTACAGCACACACGTCAAAGAAGCAAAAATATATGAAAcaaagaaagagaagagaacATATGAAGagttaaagaaaaaatatgaagACAAAATTAGGGATGGCGAGTCTGTGGTCAAGAAGCTGGAAGAAGAACTGCAGGAATTACAGATGGAGAAAGTAAAGCTGGTAATGGAAGCTTTTCACTGTGTGGAAACTCTGCAGATTATTGCACTCAATGTTGAATCTCTGATCACACTTCAGCACATTGATTTTCTGATTGAGAAGTTGAAAGAAATCAAAGAACCTGAAAAAGCCAAAACACTGGAAAACATCAAGAAAACAGCAGGAGGGAAAAA